DNA from Abditibacteriota bacterium:
GACGGGGGAAAGATATGGGCTTTTGCGCCTGGGCGGAGTCGGAGCCGTCCTACAGACAATACCACGATGAAGAATGGGGCGTGCCGGTGCACGATGAGATCAGGATGTTCGAGTATCTCACTCTCGAGTGCATGCAGTGCGGCCTCAGCTGGTCTCTGATGCTGGCCAAGCGTGAAGTGTTCCGCCGATGCTTTGCCGGCTTTGATTACCGGGCCGTCGCCGCCTTCACGAAGGAGGATGAGGAGCGCATATTGAACACGCCGGGCATGATCCGGTCTCCCCGCAAGATAAAGGCCGTCGTCAACAACGCCCGCCGCTCCCTGGATCTGACTGAGGAATACGGCGGTCTGTGCCCCTTTTTCTGGAGCTTCACGGAGGGCAGGGTGGTAATATACCCCGAGCACCGGTCCGGCCGGGTCCCCGTGTCCAACGGCCTTTCCGCCCGGGTGGCGGCGGCTCTGAAAAAGAGAGGCTTTCTCTACGTGGGGCCCGTGACCATGTATTCGCATCTGCAGTCCTGCGGCGTCATCAACGATCACGACCCGGAGTGCCCCGGCTATAAAGACGTGATCGCTTCCCATCCCTATGTGATCCTGCCGGCGGAGGGCGAGGTCTTTTAGGCCCGGTCCGGATGACTATGAAGAATATGAGATTATTGGGCAACGGGCTGCTGCTCCTGGCGGCCATGATCTGGGGGGCCTCCTTTGCCTTTCAGCGGGCGGGCATGGACAGCGCGGAGCCTGTCACTTTTACCGCCGTGAGAATGTCCCTTGCCACCCTTGCCGTGGGCCTGGTGGCGCTGCTGACCCGGCGAAAGAAAGGGGGAGCCGCCCGGCGGACCGCCGCCGAAGAACGCCAATACCGCAAAAACACCCTTGTCGGCGGCGTATGGTGCGGCGTGTTCCTGACCCTGGGCACCGTGTTTCAGCAGATGGGCCTGGTCTATACCCCCGCGGGAAAGGCCGGCTTCATCACCGTCATGTATATGCTGCTGGTCCCCCTGTTTGCCTTTGTCCTCTTTGGAAAAAAGATCACCTGGCTGGTGGCGGCGGCTGTGCTGCTGGGGGTCGTCGGGATGTATTTTCTGTGCATATCCGGCGAATTCCGGCTCCTGAAAGGCGACCTGCTGGTATGCGCCTGCGCCGTCTTTTACGCCTGCCATATACTCAGCGTGGATCATTACGCCGGGCTGGGGGAGCCTGTCAGTATGTCCGCCATCCAGTTCGCCGTGGTCACCGTCATCGCTTCAATAGCAGCCTTTGTCATGGAGGAGCCCTCCGCGGAAAAGCTGGCCCCGGCCATAGTGCCCATCCTCTACAGCGGCATCGTGTCCGCAGGCGGCGGCTTCACCCTGCAGCTCATAGCCCAAAAACACACCGAGCCCACCACCGCGTCGCTCCTCATGAGCATGGAAGCAGTGTTTGCGGTGATCGGCGGAGTCCTCCTGCTC
Protein-coding regions in this window:
- a CDS encoding DNA-3-methyladenine glycosylase I gives rise to the protein MGFCAWAESEPSYRQYHDEEWGVPVHDEIRMFEYLTLECMQCGLSWSLMLAKREVFRRCFAGFDYRAVAAFTKEDEERILNTPGMIRSPRKIKAVVNNARRSLDLTEEYGGLCPFFWSFTEGRVVIYPEHRSGRVPVSNGLSARVAAALKKRGFLYVGPVTMYSHLQSCGVINDHDPECPGYKDVIASHPYVILPAEGEVF
- a CDS encoding DMT family transporter produces the protein MKNMRLLGNGLLLLAAMIWGASFAFQRAGMDSAEPVTFTAVRMSLATLAVGLVALLTRRKKGGAARRTAAEERQYRKNTLVGGVWCGVFLTLGTVFQQMGLVYTPAGKAGFITVMYMLLVPLFAFVLFGKKITWLVAAAVLLGVVGMYFLCISGEFRLLKGDLLVCACAVFYACHILSVDHYAGLGEPVSMSAIQFAVVTVIASIAAFVMEEPSAEKLAPAIVPILYSGIVSAGGGFTLQLIAQKHTEPTTASLLMSMEAVFAVIGGVLLLGEHMTARELAGCVIMFAAITLVQLPRARKE